The Pyrus communis chromosome 14, drPyrComm1.1, whole genome shotgun sequence sequence taataatttttttataacttttatcTTACCTAATTAATATGGACTGTTGGATTACATTGTATGATTAATCCAAAAGCCCAGATTTTGACACGTAATCCCAACAGTAATAATAGGATTGTTtctgatatatatattgtaatttttaagCCCGAAAAATCTGGACCGTTGATTGGAATATCTAACGAACTAGAATCTGCACCTGTATTAGCCATTCTTTtcgaattcaaaattttttaactGTCCGAAATCTAACGCCCAAAAATATACCCACTGGAAATCTAACGTCCCAAACACAACTACGTTGCCCCTAACCAAGAAGAGCTCTATGCGCTGTAATGCGGGCCCCGACTATGTCTTTGTGTTGGCTCACTCGCCGATATTTGCGTGTGTAATGCATGTGCGtggttgaaaaaagaaaaaaaaaagaaaaaaaaaaaaaaaggcttcaCGTGGCTGACGCCAGGCAACGTCAGATAAACTCAGTCACAAGGCTGGGCTAGAATAGCCCATTTTCTTGGTCCGGCCCTCTAGAGCCTAGCTGATTGGGCAAGGTTGGAGTAGTTTTGGGTAGGTTGGGGGATTGGATGGCCTACTAGCCGAAGCAATTTTCTTGAgatggagttgctcttaggtCCGTTTATGCTCTCACAATCAAAATCGCATGACATGATACATAAAGTAGCTCTATTTACAGCACCACCCATGCTCGGTGGCGGTGCTTCCAGTGACGATCGTAGTTCGAGAACTGAATTTGGAGGAGGGGTATAATTTGGGGTAATATATCGCATCCAATCTTGACGGAAATGGTCATGTGTTATGAAGAGATAGGGTTATGATAAAATGGAACATTACAAGGGGTTGATTAAGTGCTAATTGGTAGGTTTCTAGCTTGCCATCATCAAAATCATAATCATTTTCTGGGGAATATGAGAGGATTACCAGCACAGTTAACAAACATTTTAGAAAACAGAAGAAGAGGGGATTTGCAGTTTACTTAGTTTGGGTAATTACGGTTATCCCTTTGATTGACAAACTAATTAGTCTAATCTGGCTGCTACAAATCCCTACGATTGAGAGAAACAAAGGGAGCAACTTGCATGTTAGTTGACAAATTCTAAATCTTATATACAATGGTAAGGCACATGTTTGTATAGGAAATGGTCAGTAAATATGTCAGTTTTGTGTGTCTGAATAGTAAACAGTATTGAATTGATTAATAagaaaccatttaaacacagtTAAGGACCCACCAATCTGTGAGAAAAACATAATAGTACATACGCTAACAACcgataaaaaaaatgtgataagtGCTAAAATAGTTAAAAATCAGTTTATGCGGTTTGATTCGGGTTAGGTGGATTTTCATGTAAGTCAAACTTACCAAACAAGTTATTACAATTAGGTTCGGTTTGGTCCACAATTGCACTCTTTTAGGGTTCATTCAAACAATGGCGTGGGAATTTTGctagttttgtttttaatcaaaTAAAGCTTGAGGTTGAAGTTTATATTAGGATTATGTATGTATCGGGTTCAAATCTTACCATGAACAAATATGGTGCCCAAATACATTGGGCCGGGTAGAGTCTGGGCTAAAGCTTGAGGTTGAAGTTTATATTAGGATTATGTATGTATCGGGTTCAAATCTTACCATGAACAAATATGGTGCCCAAATACATTGGGCCGGGTAGAGTCTGGGCTAGCCAGGcccagtttttttctttttatatttaatttactgTTCTGCcacctttcttcttttctttttttttttttccccaaaattGCGGTTCTGCCATCTCAATCAACTTTCTTTGTtggtgttcaaaaaaaaaaaaaaaaaaaaaaaaaaaaaaaaaatcaactttctTTGTTGGTCTTTGTTCCAGGAAGCCTCACTAGGGTTTCTCAGTGAAGAGTTAACCCTAATTCCCCAATTCCAATGGCGGATGACCGGGACGAGCTCAGCGATTACACATCGGAAGACGAAGGCACCGAGGATTACAAGAAGGGAGGCTACCACGCCGTCTCTATTGGGGACTCCTTCAAGAATGGCTGCTATGTGGTGCAGAGCAAGCTCGGGTGGGGCCACTTCTCCACCGTCTGGCTTGCGTGGGACACAAAGAGCTCGGTATGTATCTGTCTTGTTGTGAAGAATGCTGCttgtttggttactgagaaactgagggaaaatgaaaagagTAGAGGAATTGAAATGTTGTGTTCTGTATGATTCTTTggaaatttagggtttaggcaATGAAAACAAGCATAATTTTTTGATGAATCCAGTTAGTTGATAGCGAACCAATTCGGTAATTGTgagaatgaaaagaaaattttgaatgtaATTTGCAAGAGGAGTagaagaaccaaaaaaaaaaaaataataataatattagggAATGGCTCAAATTCTCAGATTATATTGGTTGGCTTATACAAATAGAGAAAAGAGTTGGGCGTAGTTGAGTAAGGATCTCGTTTTCTGAATAAATTTATTGCATTGGTTACTCTTTAGTAATTTGAGCTAGTTTCTTATTACAGTTACTTTATCTTAGTTGTTTTATTAGCATTTGGATTGAAGATTCTCTATCTTTCCTGTTGTGTGTGCGGATTTTTTTATGCACGTGTACGAAAGTAATTGAGTACCCATTCTATAATCTCATTGTTCAAACCTTTAACAACATGAGAAATTCATTGTTTGTAGCGTTATGTAGCTTTGAAGATTCAAAAGAGTTCTCGTTATTACACTGAAGCTGCGATGGACGAAATAAAGATTCTCAAACAGATTGCCGAGGGAGACCCTGGCAATAAGAAGTGTGTTGTGAAGCTTTTGGATCACTTCAAGCATTCAGGCCCAAATGGACAGCACGTCTGTTTGGTTTTTGAGTACCTGGGGGATAACCTCCTGACCCTTATTAAGTATAATGACTACCGAGGGGCTCCACTGCACATGGTCAAAGAAATTTGTTTCCATATATTAGTGGGTTTGGATTATTTACATAGTCAACTTTCAATAATACACACTGATCTAAAGCCAGAGAATGTTTTGCTTTCGTCAATGATTGATCCATCTAAAGATCCTAGGAAATCAGGTGCTCCTCTCATCCTTCCAACCAGCAAAGATAAAAATGTGCCTGTCTCTGGGGCTTCTAAAGACATTAAGAAGTTAAACGGAGATCTCACCAAAAACCAGAAAAAGAAGATCCGTAAAAAGGCTAAGAAGGCAACTCAAGGTTGTGAAGGAAGGGAAATTTCGAAGGATATGGAGGCAGATTCCACAACAGTTGATGTGGAAGATTCTATTAATGAAGTACAATCAAATGGGGTTTCTGTTCAAGAACAAGTGAAGGATTCTGGGGTTAGTAATGAATCAGTAAAGggtgaagaaaaggaagaaactcaagaaGCAAAAGCAAGCCGTTCTGCAAGGCAGAAGTTATTCACAGAAGCTGACCTTAAATGCaaattggttgattttggaAATGCTTGTTGGACATATAAGCAGTTTACTAGTGATATTCAGACAAGGCAGTACAGATGTCCAGAAGTTATTCTTGGAGCGAAATACTCAACTCCAGCAGATTTATGGTCCTTTGCTTGTGTTTGTTTTGAGCTAGCCACTGGTGACGTTCTTTTTGATCCACACAGCGGTGACAATTATGATCGGGATGAGGTATGTGAAATTCTTGATTTCTTCCTCTGAAATTGCTGAAGATTTTTGTTAGATTTTTAAAGCTTTGCCGCTTTTGAAGTACTGCACTGTCTGATTTTCCAAATAGGATATTTTTACAGATACTGAGAATTCACCAAAATATTTCTTTCCATGGATAGCCACCTAGATAGATCATAGAACATGTATATTTTCTTCGTTCAGGCAACAATTCAAATATTAAAACTTACACCTTATGGTGGACCATTTTGTATGTTCTATCGTTATGCGGTCATTATTGTTCCCCACCCCCTAAATTGTCTTATCTGATGCACTCAACACTTTAAAGGGGCCCTTGTAGTTGCAAATTTGTAAATTTCGATATCATCGTAAGCATCATCTAACCAGTATGATTCATCAAATATCACAGAGTTAATTTTTTGCCTTAGACATTACTGGATTTGCTTGAATAGGGTATTGAGCTAATTGATCATAGAGTGACGGGAGTAGACTGCACACTTCGAATTTCAAGGAAGTTTACGATGTATTTGAAAAACTAGGTGTCAGATATATTGTATTCCTTTAAATAATTTAAGTTCTATATTGACTTTTAAATCTCATTTTTCAGGATCACCTGGCACTGATGATGGAACTTCTTGGAACAATTCCCCGTAAGGTAATACCATGATACTTTGCTCACTGAAAGAAGTGAAACTAATATGCAGTGCTTACACTGCCACTTTGAAGAATCAAGAATGTGAGTTTATACTGTTTCACAATAAATCTGGTTAAATAAGGGTATTCATAAATGTTTCTTTTGCAGACTGCATTAGGTGGCAAGTATTCCCGGGACTTCTTTAACCGGTATGGGGATTTGAAGCATATTCGACGTTTGCGTTTCTGGCCTCTTAATAAGGTGCTAACAGAGAAGTATGCATTCAGCGAGCAAGATGCAAATGACATGGCAGAGTTTCTAGTTCCCATACTTGATTTTGTGCCTGAAAAGAGGCCAACAGCTGCACAATGCCTCAGTCATTCATGGTTCAGTGCAGGTCCTCGACTCCTTGAGCCCTCCGTGGCTGGTGTGCAACCTCAGGCGTCCAACGGGAGTATTTCTAAGAAGGTGGAGAAGGATGAGAGGGAAGCAATGGAGGTGGGAATGGGGAATATAGCCATAGATGAATCTTCAAAACCTGTTAAAGAATCCCAAAGTGCACTAAATTCATCACAACAGGCATGACCAGTTGGTTCAggtgtttttcttttccatgttttatgcaatttgttttgttcttttaccATAGAGCtgtgtttttctcttcttccttttccttctttccttttttgtcCAAAGCATTGAGCTTTGTTGGTTTTCCATATTCATTTGTTAATCCATTTCGTGTTTCGGGGATGCGACCTTGATTAGTGCTTACCAGTAGTCTGCTCTAGTGTCTTTCTCAATCGTGATCAAATTTCGAAGCACATCTCTGAAGCACATCTTGTCTTTGATTAGAAACATTCTTATCAAATATTTCGTTATATCCAATTTTACGGTTCTATGGAAGGGTATATGTAT is a genomic window containing:
- the LOC137715213 gene encoding uncharacterized protein is translated as MADDRDELSDYTSEDEGTEDYKKGGYHAVSIGDSFKNGCYVVQSKLGWGHFSTVWLAWDTKSSRYVALKIQKSSRYYTEAAMDEIKILKQIAEGDPGNKKCVVKLLDHFKHSGPNGQHVCLVFEYLGDNLLTLIKYNDYRGAPLHMVKEICFHILVGLDYLHSQLSIIHTDLKPENVLLSSMIDPSKDPRKSGAPLILPTSKDKNVPVSGASKDIKKLNGDLTKNQKKKIRKKAKKATQGCEGREISKDMEADSTTVDVEDSINEVQSNGVSVQEQVKDSGVSNESVKGEEKEETQEAKASRSARQKLFTEADLKCKLVDFGNACWTYKQFTSDIQTRQYRCPEVILGAKYSTPADLWSFACVCFELATGDVLFDPHSGDNYDRDEDHLALMMELLGTIPRKTALGGKYSRDFFNRYGDLKHIRRLRFWPLNKVLTEKYAFSEQDANDMAEFLVPILDFVPEKRPTAAQCLSHSWFSAGPRLLEPSVAGVQPQASNGSISKKVEKDEREAMEVGMGNIAIDESSKPVKESQSALNSSQQA